From Myxocyprinus asiaticus isolate MX2 ecotype Aquarium Trade chromosome 47, UBuf_Myxa_2, whole genome shotgun sequence:
attaattcttctgttaaaacatgtattatttgagctgtaaagttgtttaaattgtcatttttacagtcattttgggttttagggtttgttgacaatacatcgtcatggcaatgaagttgcataattggctataactttacacagcgaaggttagtgagcgattttatcacactaaaatcatgttaacatgcatattgtttatgtcttgtggctatacttttaaaaccgtgagtattttacaACACCTTTGCAACTTGGCAAGTTCCGAAGCCCATGCTCTCTCAATGCCATGCTGTGAGGGAACTGGTCCCAGACCAGGCTCTCGGCAGTGTGGGAACCTTCAAGGGAACCTTGTGTCTATCTTCATCTATCTTCTTCCTTTGAAGTGAACGCTCTCTTATATTCCTCTTTGAGAGAAGTCTACACCCAGCAATTTACAACAATCATCATAATCATCTAACCACAAGCTTAGGGTCAAACGTAATTACATATTACCCATGAATAGTGCAGGAATGGCATAATGACAGTGACACTGTACCGCCAGGACTCGACTTTTCGTGAATTGGATTGAAACGGGAACGACTGCTTCAAATGCATCCAGGCGATGTCAGCTGTGGCATGTTATGTCACACATCCCTGACGGCTTCACCCACCTGTGACCTAATTTGAACTGCCATTACAACGCTCGGTGCCATTCAGTCAATACGATCACTCCACTATATCACACAGAGCATTCACCTCATCTGGCCTTGGACTCACCAACCAATGCTTGCAGTAGATAATTTCTGGCATGATTTTAGGCTGAAGAAGAGGTTTAAGTGAATAAAAGGCATGCCGGAATTTGTCAAATCTGATTAAGAGTCTGGTTAAGTGTTTTGACGAACATGGAGTTCACGCAAGTTCAAATGAGGCCTCCTTGCAGCACTGTTTACATAGACACACACTCCActggtgtgattttatttataatgtgttGGGGGAGGCAGACTCTGTGAGAATGCCTGGGATGCACATGCTTTTTTCCCTGCAAGTCCAGACATCCAGACAAGTCCAGTCCAGTCCTCACTGATCTATGTGAGATGTGCTTGGGCACTCCAGACAGAGCTTCTCTTGAGTGAAGCTAGAGTTACAAAAGTGGAAAGTATTGGACAAGGCATTCCAGAGTGACTTTGTCAGTTCTGACACACATTATTTCCCttgctctctttttctttctttctttctttctagttttctctctctctctcatttcactTGTTCAGTTGTGTATTCGTTTAGCTCTGTTCTCTtccctctctctttgtctgtctgtttttttacTTTGCTCACCCCTGGAACTGAGTCAGATTGGAACTGAACCAACGTGCTGACCTCTCCATTTTATCCCTGACTCCACCTCTTTCCTTCCTAGTTTCTATTCAGTTCCTCcatcagtagtttttttttttgtttgtttgttttttggcccattcatatttttatttaattttttcacatttacatAGGTTATTCTAATATCTTTGCTGGAGATTCAGTCTTGCATTTTCCCACTATAAATATGATTCCTCCAATTCCTTTTAAGGAATGTTCCCAGTTCAGCCCAATTAACAGaatttgtggtgtaatgttgatttccactaaaacattattttaattggtTCCTGCtttgtttaaaaagaaaatgctaaaattatgtttacagtATGGCAAGTGGATGGGGCCAgcccataaatgctaaaatacacattctttcaaaagtatagccacaagacgcaaacattatacatgctaacgtgattttagtgtgataaaattgcttaccaacCATATCTGTGTACACAGAGAATGAAATGGGCTGTACTTGAAAATGATTACAAAGTTATTATTTTAGTTATATACGTTTTTTAATAACTGAGGGGAGAGTCGAAATTCTTTAAAAGCTTAACTTTATtgtacctggaatattcctttaacaacaccTGAACCTTCATGCCCTGTATCAGTCTCTGCTAGTCAAAGCACCGTTGTTCGATCTGATAATACACCTTTGTTGGCTGAACCCAGAGAGCTGCATGGTGTGCGGTACATGGCTACTATGCGCCCTACTGCTTGTGCACACAAACAGATGCATACATAGAAAACAGAAGTTGGTATGAATGTCTAAGTCTTAAAGCTGGAAAACCAGCATTGACCCTCTTCCTGCAGATGAGCTGTCTGTACTCTGACTCATCGATGCAGATGGAGACAAGTCTGTTTTGACAGAGCATTTCTACAAGCAACATTTCACCATTACTTTGGCTCCTAGGTCCACTTAATGCAAAGGTTTATTGCTTTAAGAGTTCACATGCTGTCATTTGAAATGTGTTAACACAACACTATACAAATGCATCGAATTCTCAGTGTTGCTGCAAAGTATAGCAGGCTTTAGCATGTCTGTCTTCTgcggtcagttttctcttttcaagtcAACTCCTGtcataatagagtgcaacagtgccccaTTTTTTCAGAAGtctttggttccagaagtatttttttccatagggatttcacaaAATCATTCATAAAAGATTTCTAAGCCATGAATAAAGCTCTGGGGTTCATCACACCATTACAAACtttcaagcaaaaaagttatttgaaaatcgacaaaaagacaaaagtacaagactgtgtacttaacttcTTTAATGGGGGAATGAACTGcacatcctatgaagcattgCGATTGATGTTATCAAAACATATAACTATTGATTTAATGAACAGCCTTTATTAAACAGCCCTTGAGGAGAAAAGCTGAGAAGTTCTACCTGTTGGCAAGTGCTTTTTTCTAATCTACAGAAAGAATATAAAGTGATCTTATCTGTTGACCAACGACCTGAGTGATGAGTCTTTTATACAAGAAAAGATGCCAAAGGCTTGGATTTAAAGTGTTGCAGCCTGTCCTAACCTGTTTAAGAGGAGGGGCATTTTTGTGTGGGGTGAGAAGGGGTGAGAGATTGGAATGCACCTCTAGGAATGCCAAGGAGAAGGGAGCCTGTCTGTTATATTTAGATCTGGATCAAACCATCTCATCAGCAAGAGACAGGAGAAGAATGAGTCATCGAATTTGGGCATGAGAAAACAAAAGGTCCATTTTGATTTGCTCTGAAAGCTGCTTGCTATCAAATTTTGTCTGTTCCCCAAGGCTATCCAATCTGAATGTCAAAGAATTGAACTGATGCTCCCTCACAATGTTTTATGGTCTACAGTTAAGAACTATTTAACAAGTTGTGGTTTAACAAGCACGTCTGAGGCTTTTTGTCTCTGTCTCACTTATGTCTGTATTCTGTGGGTGACTGGCTGTTACCAACCCCAAACTTCCTTCATTTTTATGCAGCATTTCACCGAGCTCCTGGGTGATCTGTCTCAAGAGGCTTTGCTGGGGCAACTGTTAAGCGATCCGTTCTTGTGTGGGCGTGGTGAATCTATGGACATAGAGGAAGAACTGACCCCTGCTTCTCCAGTGCCGCCACACATCCAGGCCGAACACAGTTACTCGCTGTGCGGAGACTCACGCCCACAGTCGCCCCTCTCCCATCTGCCCGGAGAACCTGGCAGTGACGCTGGTAAGATTTAGCgagaattcatatatatatacgtaGAGTTTACTTTACATCATTGTTGTCTTTCTTACCGTAGTCAAAAGTAGACAGCATTTTTTATTTGACGCAAATGTAAATGAGACTGTGAGGTATAAAAATACAGTCCGTTAATTATGTTGTACTTTTATGTACCCAGGTGCTGATCATGCAGCTGATGATGCactgaaaaattaaaaataaatgtaaaaaacttctagcgtaaaaaaaaaaaaaagcattaagaCTACAAAATTGTAATTTCCATGCCTGGAAGAGTCCCTTAAAAGGTTTTTGTTTCCTTTGAGAGGCTGGGGATAGAAGTAATGAGTTGGTCAAACTTTAAATGCCAAAAAACAACAtcaatattcaaaatattgaaaAGGGTGTCCTTGCAAATACTGATGTCATGTGacttctctttgtctgtagtccccacatgctttaaaacatccaccattgtgcctgttccaaagcaatcaaaaataacttgcttaaatgactggcgtcctgttgctctgacccccatcatcagcaaatgctttgagagactaatcagagattacatctgctctgtgctgcctctctctcttgacccattgcagtttgcttaccgcaacaaccgctccactgatgatgccattgcatctacaatacacactgctctctcccacctggaaaaaaagaacacttatgtgagaatgctgtctgtagactacagctcagcattcaacaccatagtgccctccaagctagatgagaaactccgggctctgggcttaaacagctcgctgtgcagctggatcctggacttcctgtcaagcagacgccaggtggttagaataggcagcaacatctcctcatcactaaccctcaacactggagccccacagggctgtgttctcagcccactactgtattccctgtacacacatgactgtgtggcaacacatagctccagtgccatcattaagtttgctgatgacacgacggtggtaggtctgatcactgacaatgatgaaacagtctacagagaggaggtgcacactctgacacactggtgtcaggagcacaaccactccctcaacgtcagtaagacaaaggagcttgtggtggacttcagaagaaaagacagagaacacagtcccatcaccatcaatggagcaccagtggagagagtcagcagcttcaagttcctgggtgtccacatcactgaggaactcacatggtccatccacactgaagtcgttgtgaagaaggctcatcaggtcctcttcttcctgagacggctgaggaagtttggaatgaaccgccacatcctcacacggttctacacctgcactgtagagagcatcctgactggctgcatctccgcctggtacggcaatagcaccgcccacaaccgcaaagcactgcaaagggtggtgcgaactgccaaacacatcatcggaggtgagcttccctccctctaggaaatatatacaaggcggtgtgtgaaaaaagctcggaggatcatcagagactccagccaccaggcaggcggtatcgcagcatcaggacccgcaccagccaacttcatgacagcttctctccccaagcaatcagacttttgaactcttgatctcccacgatcaaaatacatcagcactgcactttattacccctactcttatatctcacaccggactgtcataaattatattattattattatattatgttctctcttaacaactgactatcaaccgacagcctgaatgtcaatacagtacaatactgtacattctatatatactactatatgtacttttttatatatttttatttttatttttattgaataatgtgtatctatatagtgcgtattgtatactgtacagtgtatgttgttatttgtatactgttgagtgtaattatgtgtataacagatgtttaaattgtgttgtgttaatttgatgttattgtaaatttgtatatgtctcatcactgtcacgactgctatgttgatcggaactgcacccaagaatttcacataccattgcacttgtgtatatggctgtgtgacaataaagtgatttgatttgatttgactttgtataaaaactctggcatcaacttgcaatctttatctaaaagtaacATGGCGGCATTTTTTGACAAGGCAGCTAAGCTCGAGGCAAATGttcttttcaatgttattttcatggTTTCTTCAAGCTGTAAAATAATAGCAATATTTTGATGAATAAACTGGAAATGCAAATGTTAATTATTTGGGTCCTGATTtgttggaaattaaaaaaaaaaaatcagaggtaTCATGgaatcatggaaaagtcatggaaatgttgttagtaattataaatgtttaaaatatttttctgttatttctctaaaatagctaaaaaaaaaaattgccttttGTTAGTGCAATCTctgtcaaattatttttaaaaagtcatggaaattctttgataaattaaaattaaaataaagcaaatttaataatttgatttttatttaaatatggtaCTACTACTTAGAGTAGAACTAACTAAGGCCTATTGCATTGGCAccattttttatgattatataccattaatataaaatattttcatcTTGCGTGAACTAGTTTAGCTTGTCTAAATTAAATGTGAAATGTGGCATTTGTACAGTAACACATCTTTAAATAAAGACTCTTGTTCTTTTACCAGGTGATTCAGACAATGATGATTGGCCCATGGAACAGGAAGATAAAAGGCTTAAGATGGCACCTCTCCTGTGTGACCCGCCTGCCCTGCTTCCCACACTGACCCTCACTCTGACCCCTGAGGGTCCCGTGTCTGAGCCTGTGACCACAGCAAGTGACCCCACCCTCTCACTGACCCTTCCTCAGGCTGCACAGATTAAACCAGCCAATGTGAGCAGCACACACTCATGACAACAACCATACAGTCAGTGATTGTAATGGTAGGATATTAACGGGGTGCcgttttgtgattggttgttgTAGGTGAAGGAGGACAGTGAGGGTTTCAGCCCGCAGATTAAACTGGAGCCACATGAGGTGGATCGGTTCTTAAACCTCTCACCTAAAGGTAAAACATTgcacttttttatacatttttctttgttttggatTTACAGGAAATAAAGATCTATGTGCGTTTCTTTTAGGGCTGGAGTCTCTGCAGATGCCGCCCACTCCTCCCAGCTCTCATGGCAGTGACTCAGAGGGCAGCCAGAGCCCTGTCCACCCCTGTGCCCCCGCCAGCCCGACACAGACCCCTGCTGCCCTCAAGGTGGCGCCAAGAGCCCCTTCTTCCCTCTCCAACTCTCCTCTGCTGACGGCACCACATGTGAGTACAAGACATCTGTTGAGCTGGAACAAAACatgttacagttgtgctcaaaagtttgcataccctggcagaaattgtgaaattttggcattgattttgaaaatatgactgatcatgcaaaaaactgtcttttatttaaggatagtgatcatatgaagcaatttattatcacatagttgtttggctcctttttaaattataatgataacagaaatcacccaaatggcactgatcaaaagtttacatacccttgaatgtttggccttgttacagacacacaaggtgacacacacaggtttaaatggcaattaaaggttaatttcccacacctgtggctttttaaatcacaattagtgtctgtgtataaatagtcaatgagtttgttagctctcacatggatgcactgagcaggctagatactgagccatggggagcagaaaacaactgtcaaaagacctgcgtaacaaggtaatggaactttataaagatggaaaaggatataaaaagatatccaaagccttgaaaatgccagtcagtaatgttcaatcacttattaagaagtggaaaattcggggatctcttgataccaagccaaggtcaggtagaccaagaaagatttcagccacaactgccagaagaattgttcgggatacaaagaaaaacccacaggtaacctcaggagaaatacaggctgctctggaaaaagatggtgtggttgtttcaaggagcacaatatgacgatacgtgaacaaaaatgagctgcatggttgagttgccagaaagaagtctttactgcgccaatgccacaaaaaagcccagttacaatatgcccgacaacaccttgacacgcctcacagcttctggcacactgtaatttggagtgacaagaccaaaatagagctttatggtcacaaccataagtgctatgtttggagaggggtcaacaaggcctatagtgaaaagaataccatccccactgtgaagcatggtggtggctcactgatgttttggtggtgtgtgagctctaaaggcatggggaatcttgtgaaaattgatggcaagatgaatgcagcatgttatcagaaaatactggcagacaatttgcattcttctgcacgaaagctgcgcatgggacgctcttggactttccagcacgacaatgaccctaagcacaaggccaagttgaccctccagtggttacagcagaaaaaggtgaaggttctggagtggccatcacggtctcctgaccttaatatcatcgagccactctggggagatctcaaacgtgcggttcatgcaagacgaccaaagactttgcatgacctggaggcattttgccaagacgaatgcacctgcaagaatttggggcctcatagacaactattacaaaagactgcacgctgtcattgatgctaaagggggcaatacacactattaagaactaagggtatgcagacttttgaacaggggtcatttcatttttttctttgttgccatgttttgatttatgattgtgccattctgttataacctacagttgaatatgaatcccataagaaataaaagaaatgtgttttgcctgcacattcatgtttttctttaaaaatggtacatatattaccaattctccaagggtatgcaaacttttgagcacagctgtacatCTGACTGGAAATGTTGTTCAAACTGTTTTAAGTGACCCTTGTCTCGTCTCATCTCATCACTTTTGACAGAAACTGCAGGGGTCAGGTCCTCTCCTGCTCACTGAGGAGGAGAAACGCACACTGATCGCAGAAGGATACCCGGTTCCCTCCAAACTGCCCCTGTCCAAAGCTGAGGAGAAAGCACTCAAGAAGATTCGCAGAAAGATCAAGAACAAGGTGGGTGTCAGACTTCTTAGTCTAAGAGTGAAAGACACATACTTTAAATCATGTCTGTGGATTccagaaatgtcaaaataaaacttACTGAACTTCTTATGAATTGCTCTCAAACAGATTTCGGCACAGGAGAGCCGCCGGAAAAAGAAAGAGTACATGGATGCTCTAGAAAAGAAGTCAGTCacttaatgcattttaatataaaagttgtttctctctctgtttttacaCTCAGATGTTTTTACACTGTATTTGATCATCCAAAGTTTTCATGTCACTTACGGTCTTTTCATAGAAGTTTACAGCTGAAATGTCTTCAGTAGCAGAATATAAATCTTGGAATAATATGACATTGCAATCCCCTCTCCGTCCACAGGGTGGAGACATGCTCCAATGAGAACAATGAGCTGCGCAGGAAAGTCGAAAATCTTGAGTGCACCAACAAGTAAGACCCTCATAAACATATCCATTCAAACCTCAAACTCTGCATTACAGTTTCATTTACCACTCCCAAAGTTCATAATTAGCTAATAATAAGGAAACGTTTTGATCTCCTGTCActggttgtttaaaaaaaaaattctaatatttGATAATTAATTAAACATCATATGCAAAGTGACTTGTATTGATTATGCCAATGCGTGTCTCTCAGGTCTCTGCTGCAGCAGCTGCACTCGCTGCAGGCAGTAGTGGCAGGAAAGGTCCCGCGCTCCTGTAGGGTGACGGGAACACAGACCTCCACCTGTCTCATGGTGAGAACTTCCTGCTAATAAAAAGAGCTAAATGTTTGCATATAGATGCCTGCAGGTCCAAAATGGTCCAATtgcaaataaatgtgaaaaatgtacaaatacttttaatttatgtaattatttcttACCGGCTATGCACCTGAATTTTGATTAAcattataatcaaaataaaaaatatatatatatatataaatatataattaaatttatacatatatatacacacacacacatacacacatacactggtggccaaaagtttggattgatgtacagattttgctcttatggaaagaaatctgtacttttattcaccagtggcattcagctgatcacaatgtatagtcaggaaaaattgcaatttgaaaaaaaaaaagtcagatcttcttaaactatttcaaagagttctcatcaaaaaaatcctccatgtgcagcaatgactttattcaaatagtgatgatgctgtttttttacatcattaatgtcctgactatactttgtgatcagttgaatgccactttggtgaattaaagtaccaatttccttcagaaacagctaaatctgtacattattccaaacttttggccgcctgtgtgtatatatatatatatatatcttaaataAACCCTTTTTATCAGCAGTGGTCAGATTATCATCACGAGCAATGTTTACTTcagtatatttaattaattttatcacacattatacagtgaaattacagaatttcacatatacagtgaaattctttttttcacatatcccagctaagctggggtcagagtgcagggtcagccatgatatagcatccctggagcagatagggtcaagggccttgctcaagggcccaacagtggcatcttggcagtgctggggcttgaacccccgaccttctgatcagaaacccagagccttaaccgctgagctacgtGTTTGATTTGAATTGCTTACGGTGATTATATCAGCAATGGTCAGATTATCATTCTTACAGTATTTTGTTTACTGGCTACGGAGTCCTTTATTTAACTGATCAATTTTACTCGCGCTTGGCGAGTGTTAATTTGGaccatgtatgtatatatatatatatatatatatataaagttaaagtcagaagtttacatacaccttagccaaatacttttaaactcagtttttcacaattcctgacatttattcgtagaaaacattcccctgtcttaggtcagttaggatcactactttattttaagaatgtgaaatgccagaataatagtagagagaattatttatttcagcttttacttctttcatcacattcccagtgggtcagaagtttacatacaatgtgttagtatttggtagcattgcctttgaattgtttaacttgggtcaaacgtttggggtagccttccacaagcttctcacaataagttgctggaattttggcccattcctccagacagaactggttgaactgagtcaggtttgaaagcctccttgctcacacacgctttttcagttctgcccacaaatctatcacattgaggtcagggctttgtgatggccactccaataccttgactttgttgtccttaagccgttTTGCTACAGCTCTGGAGGTAtccttggggtcattgtccatttggaagacccatttgcgacctagctttaacttcctggctgatgtcttgagatgttgctttaatatatccgcataattttccttcctcatgatgccatctactttgtgaagtgcatcagtccctcctgcagcaaagcacccccacaacataatgctgccacccccatgcttcacggttgggatggtgttcttcagcttgcaagcctcaccctttttcctccaaacataacgatggtcattatggccaaaaagttcaatttttgtttcatcagaccagaggaaatttctcctaaaagtaagatctttgtcccatgtgcacttgcaaactgtagtctggcttttttatggcggttttggagcagtggcttcttccttgctgagcagcctttcaggttatgtcgatataggactcgttttactgtggatatagatacttgtctacctgtttccgcCAGCATCTTcgcaaggtcctttgctgctgttctgcgattcatttgcacttttcgcaccaaactactgtacatttatcactaggagatagaatgcgtctccttccttaggctgcgtggtcccatggtgtttatacttgcgtagtattgtttgtacagatgaacgtggtaccttcaggcatttggaaattgctcccaaggatgaaccagacttgtggaggtccacaattttttttctgaggttttggctgatttctttagatttttcccatgatgtcaagcaaagaggcactgggtttgaaggtaggccttaaaatacatccacaggtacacatccaattgactcaaattagctaattagcctacaagaagctaattggctagttgcctaaaggcttgccatcattttctggaattttttaagctgcttaaaagcacagttaacttagtgtatgtaaatttctgacccactggaattgtgattatagtaaattaaaagtgaaacaatctgtctgtaaacaattgctggaaaaatgacttgtgtcatgcacaaagtagatgtcctaaacgacttgccaaaactatagtttgccaatatgaaatttgtagagtggttaaaaaaattagttttaatgacttcaacctaagtgtatgtaaacttctgacttcaactgtgtatgtatatatatatatatatatatatatatatgtatgtatgtatgtatgtatgtatgtatatattatacacacacacacacgtgttcatgtgtgtctgtttatggcATTGCTGTATTTCAACCTCTATTGTGCCTGTTGTGCTTAATGTCTGTTATTTTGTTATTCTTCAGGTAGTGGttctgtgtttttctgtgttcttggGGAGTTTCTACCAAGGCTTGAGCCCCTGTTCATCTATCACTAAAACAGGCCTAACCAAAGAGATTTCAATACAAGAGTCCTACACTgctacaggtacacacacacatgcacacactgcatGTGTCTGTTGCGGTCCTTCCTCTAATGTGCTCAtaaatctctttctctcttttgctaATGAATGGAGGAAAGGCTGTATTTGGATCTATATTAAGAGGCTGTAGTGTGCAGCGACCCTCTCTTGAGCTCTGGAGAGTCGTTATCAGTGGTTGAGTGGGACAGTAATTATCATGCCTTAAAAAGCAGAGCGATCAGTTAATCATCGTTGATCTCTGATCTGTCTCTCGCACGTTTCTCCCACACACGTTATCCAGTTAATGCACCGCTTTAACGAAACGCCAGTGTGTTTGTTAATGCACTCAGAAAAGAGAGGCTCTCCTTTTATTTAAAGTTTATTaggaatagttcatctaaaaataaaacttttgtcattatttatttaccctcatatcgttccaaactgAATTTGGTTTTTTTTTACGCTGAACTCAAAAGGAACATTTCCATGTAGATCTTTTCTATACCATGATGTTTTATAGTGACCATATGTATGTAATAACaccataaaaataccataaaaaccATCCATATGacctgtgcactatattccatgtcttctgaagcgatacagtagctttgtatgaggaacataCCAACATTTTAAGTTCCACATATTCAAATATATGATCTTCAGTTTAACGTGTTTTCTTTCAACAGTGAAATCTCGGAACCTTTTGGCCTTTGACGAGCACAGTGGTCTGGATGACCCCCATCTCGTCGGGCTAGGCGGGGAATGGGACCGGCAGGTTGACGTCATGGCGGCCTTGCGTTTGGAACAGCAGCGCAAACAGGAACAGGCGAAGTCACATGAAGCAGAGCCACGCCCACTTTTAACGAACACCAATGAAACACGTGTTCAAAAATCTATTCTCATAGACCTGCACTCACACAGGTAATGCGGATAACGCTTTATTTtgtagtttttatttgttttattttcaatcagccttttttcattttgttttggttttcagCCTTATGACTTTTAGCTTTAGTACAGAAACCTGTTTATATCCCACATCCACATTTCGTAATTCATCAAATGGAAAGAAGCATCTTTTACATCTTCCACccccaaaatgaaacaaaatataaaatacacatgatgttaatttaatttaagttt
This genomic window contains:
- the LOC127436863 gene encoding cyclic AMP-responsive element-binding protein 3-like protein 2 — its product is MEIMDSGEPFLQWDRNLSELSDAGDNDSMLYSTHFTELLGDLSQEALLGQLLSDPFLCGRGESMDIEEELTPASPVPPHIQAEHSYSLCGDSRPQSPLSHLPGEPGSDAGDSDNDDWPMEQEDKRLKMAPLLCDPPALLPTLTLTLTPEGPVSEPVTTASDPTLSLTLPQAAQIKPANVKEDSEGFSPQIKLEPHEVDRFLNLSPKGLESLQMPPTPPSSHGSDSEGSQSPVHPCAPASPTQTPAALKVAPRAPSSLSNSPLLTAPHKLQGSGPLLLTEEEKRTLIAEGYPVPSKLPLSKAEEKALKKIRRKIKNKISAQESRRKKKEYMDALEKKVETCSNENNELRRKVENLECTNKSLLQQLHSLQAVVAGKVPRSCRVTGTQTSTCLMVVVLCFSVFLGSFYQGLSPCSSITKTGLTKEISIQESYTATVKSRNLLAFDEHSGLDDPHLVGLGGEWDRQVDVMAALRLEQQRKQEQAKSHEAEPRPLLTNTNETRVQKSILIDLHSHRSDKWSNETAKVIELERTVNETS